Genomic window (Streptomyces liliiviolaceus):
GCGCCAAGCACGTCGAACGCGCAAGGAAGCCGTCCCACAACAGCTCCGCAACCGCCGCAGTATCCACAAGATGCGCAAGCAGAAGATTCGTTGCACCCCCTGCCCGCTCCCGCGACTTCCCCCACAGCGTCTCCAGAGCCCGCACCACAACCGGCCCGTAACGCTCGCTCAACTCCCGAACATCCACCGTGCCCCCGCCTGCTTTCAGAATTGGGCTCCAAACCCTAGAAACCGCCACTGACAAGACGACATGACCTGCGGAAACAATCAGAGAGCTGCGCGTGATGCGACGGAGTACCACTGCGGGCGTGGGGGCGACTCGTAGCGGAACCATCCGAACGACGTGGTGAGCGGAGCATCCCCGCAAGCGCGGGGTCGACCGCATGTACGACGGACGCCACTGGGACGCGTCCGGAGCATCCCCATAGGCGCGGGGTCGACGTGTGGTCGTGCAGGTACAGGTGCATGGGTCGCGGAGCATCCCCGCAAGCGCGGGGTCGACTTGACGAAGCTCGTCTGGCTCGGCTCCAACGTTGCCTGACACCACGCTTGAGGACCACATCAGCGATCGGCTGCACGCCAGTCCACGTGCGCGAATCAGCCGTCTGTTCCCTTCCGCCATTCATCGCGCACACGCCGCAGGGAACGGATCGCCCGTACTGTGCGGTTCGCCAAGTCGGGAATTTGATTCAGGGCGTAGCGGACGCCCATCACCGCACCGCCGAGTACGGCCATCACCGTCGTGAAGTGACCCACTGCATCCATCCGGAAAGACTCACCCTTCGCCCAAGGTGATCGTCCGGTGGCTAGGCATGCTCGGATCGACCACCAAAAATGATGATCAAGCCGAGATTGAGCCCGTACGCCGCTTCTCGCGGTATTCGATTGTGGCGAACTACGCCTTCCCGGGGCTGATCCCCTTGGGGGGCCCTCTCCGCAGGCAATACGGCAAGTCGTCGAGAGAGTCCCAATCCGGTAGCGTTCACCACCCCACCGCCCAGCACACCCAAAACACTTGTACCGTTATCAATCTGTGACTTACTGTTGGAGCCATCTCCGGCGTGCCCGGACACAGACCACAACGCCCCGCAGCCCCACCGCCTGCGGGGCGTTTCCTCGTTATGAGGTTCCGTCACCTAGGCGGCCGTGTCCTCGGTGTGCTCAGAGTCGGCCGTCTTGGGCAACGCGTAGACTTCAAGCGCCACGAATCGAGCGCTCTCGACGAAATCTCGCACAGCGGCGGGCGTCACTGCATCGAAACCGTGTATCGCCCGATTGCGTAGCTGGCGCAGATCCTGAGAGACCGAGAGCGCGCCTGAGGAAAGCCCCAGGTCGGTCAATCTTGCGATGCGCCTCTCGATGATCGGTGGCCGCATCACTCCTCTTACAGACTGAGGCACACCTCCGCGCTCCGCGAACGCCTTGTCGCAAATCGACTCCAGCACAATCCAAGCCGTGAGAAACGCCCTAATCGGTGAAGCGTCGGCCACATCCCACGCTTCTTGGAAGATGCCGAACCGAGACTGTCGCTCTCCCCCGGGGCCTGCCGCCGTCGGCTCGGCCGATCCGGATGCAGCCGCCAACTCCTCCGCCTTCGCACCGGAGCATCCCCGCGGGCGCGGGGTCGACTGCGGACACCCCGTCACCCCGCTGGTTGACCAGGGAGCATCCCCGCGGGTGCGGGGTCGACCGGATGGTGTGCATGCCGATCGTCCACACGCCCGGAGCATCCCCGCGGGTGCGGGGTCGACGTCCGGTCAGGGGTCCCGGAGGGCCGGCCCGGCGGAGCATCCCCGCGGGTGCGGGGTCGACGGAGTCCTCGAACAGCTCACCACAGTTGCCGGAGGAGCATCCCCGCGGGTGTGGGGTCGACAACTCGTGCTCCGGCATGTTCAGCGCGTTACCCGGAGCATCCCCGCGGGTGCAGGGTCGACGCCTTCTGTGTTTCGGCCGGCATCGCGGACAGCGGAGCATCCCCGCGGGCGCGGGGTCGACCTGGGCCTGCGCGATCTGCCGGGCCCCGTTACGGGAGCATCCCCGCGGGTGCGGGGTCGACCGCTTGCCGGAGTCGAACGCGGCTTGAGCCCCGGAGCATCCCCGCGGGCGCGGGGTCGACTAGCCCTCGCCACTGAGTGCGGCGTAGAACCGCGGAGCATCCCCGCGGGCGCGGGGTCGACTGGCTGGCCCTCGCGCAGTGGACCTCCATCGACGGAGCATCCCCGCGGGCGCGGGGTCGACGGACGTGATCGGCAGGTCCGTCTCGGGCAGGCTGGAGCATCCCCGCGGGCGCGGGGTCGACATCTTCTCCACCATCCGCGGGAAGATCAGCGACGGAGCATCCCCGCGGGCGCGGGGTCGACACTTGCTGAGCTGGGACTTTACCGGGCCGGGTAGCTGTTTTCATTCAGTTGCTTTCTCTCGGCATGAAGGAGCAACTCCCGGCGACAGCGATGACGAGCAGCGGGGGCCCTGGGACTTCAGCCCGCATCGACAAGCACAAGCGTGGAACAACGGAAAGGTTATTCACACAAGTCAGCAGGTTGAACGGGTTTATCGCAGGAGGCCTGCTGCAGTGAAGTCATGGCGGACGAGGTCGTCGTGCACCGGTGGGCCGGCCGTCTTGCCCTTGCCGCGCTTCGTGCCGAATACGCTCCACCAAAGGTTCTCCCCGCAGATGCGCCAGGCATCCCGGTCCGCCATCACGGCCCCGGCATCGTGTTCTTCGTCGGCAAGGAAGCGCTAGCCGAACTCCGGGTCGTTACGGTGCGCATCGAACAGCGCGTTCGCGCGGTAGGCCTCCCCCGGCATGGCATCGGCGCTTCACGGCGTGGCGGCGCGGCACTTGGTACCAGGACAGTGCGGCTGACGCTGAAAAACAACACGACATTTCCCTGCGCGTTCAGAGAGGATGGACAGAGGTATCGGCGGCCTGGCTAGGGTTCCGCCGCAATTCTCGCGTAAGGGGGAAGGAAATGCGTAAACATATGATCACCATCCTCATCACCACTGCGGCCGTGGTGATGAGCGTGGCTCCGGCGGCGTCGGCGCTTGCGCTGCCATGGGACAGCCACCGAGTTCAGCCCGCTGGTCATTGGGAAGGCGGCGTCGCACCCACCGGCCACCACGAGGGCAATCTCACGCCTGCCGGTCAGCACGACAACTGATGTTCTGTCGGGGATACCCGTCAGCAGCCAGGGCGTGGCCGTCGCGTAGCACGTAGCAGTCGCCGTCGTCGACACACTGGCTTACGGCGAGCGATCTCCGCCCGCGGCATCCGGCGAGCAGTTCCCGAACCTGGTTGCGCCCGCCCATTTTCCTTGTTCGGCTCGGACCGGGCCACGTAGCATGCAGCCATGGGGTCAAGTCTGGGCGAGGGTGATGGTTGCGAACTGCCCGCCACCGCTGTCTGCTGGCTCACCGACGATCCACAACCGGGTCTGGTCCTGGTGGAGTTCGCCGACGCTTACGACCGCCCTCACCAATTGGTCGGCAAAACCGCCTACTTCAACGGGGACCTACTGTCGACGTCGGATTACCCATGCCCGACCAGCATCCAATGCACAATCGAAGACGTCACTGACGACATCGCCACAGTGAGCACGTGGTGGCTGGAGGGCGGCCCCAACAACACACGTTTCATCTTCGACGTCTGGCTGGACACGCTCAAGCCGACCGCCGACATCTGACAGGCACCTTCGTCCAGAACTTCCGGTACTGGGTCAAGCACCGGAGCCCAACCGGCTGGCTCCACAGCCAGCTACCGCGGTCACACACACCGAAGGAATTCGTGGCACGAGGACGGGACCTCGCTAACGCGTCTGGCTCCAGCGATCGAATGCACGGAGGCATTGCCCTTCGTGGACGGCGGCGAGTGGGGCAGCGACATCCGCTTCTTCGGTTGGCCCGTGGACGCACCCGTCAGGGGCGCCGCCCGGGTGGATCTGCCCCGGACCGCGCCCCCTCCCCCGCCCCCCGAACCGGGTGGCAGGACCCGCTCGACGGTCAGGTCAACGGATTACTGCACCCCGACGACCACTGATGAGAGCTGATCTTGTTGTTCGCGTTGATCCTGCTGCCACCGTCCTCGACGAGGGTGTTGTCCCTCAGGTCGTCCACGTACAGCTCACCGCGGCGCAGACAGCCGATGTGGCCGTCGGCGCCCTTGTTCTCCCAGAACTACACGTTGTTGACACCGCCGGAGTAGGTGCCGGTGTTCAGCAACGAGGTCGCCTTGTCGTTGGACTGACTACGGAAGGGGCCGGTGGTGTCGTTCCAGTGAACGATACGGAGCTGGGCACTCCGGTGGTGCTCGCCCGCCCCCTGGAGGGCTTTCGCCTACTGTCGTCGGTAATCAGCGCCGGGCAGCTGGCCGGTGCCAAGAGCACCCCGGTCAACGCGACCTTCACACGCTCGCCCGGCGGCGGCCGCGGGGCAGTGGGCGGTGCTGCCCGGCGGCGGCCGCGGGGCAGTGGGCGGTGCTGCCCGGCGGCCCGCGCCCGGACGCCGACCGGCGCGACGTCGCGATGGCGGCCCGCCGCCTGGAGCGGCTGACCAAGGTCTGTGTCTGGTTTGTGGTGCATCGTGTGCGTGCGGGATCCGCCACCCCCAGGTGAAGGCCCCCGTTCGGGTCACGTCTTGAGCTTTGGCTCGGCGGGGCCCGCCGCTCCTCCCGGCTCCCCACAGGAGGCAACGCGGCTGCGCGGAGCCGGTATGACTGTTCCCCTCGCTTGGGTGACGCCGGCCCCCTTTCGCGTCGCAGTCGGATGTGAGGCCGGTATCAACGCAGCATGCTCACCTTCGCGTTGCGCAGCCTGACGGCTGCCGCTTTCCTCGCCCTGCCTCTGACTGCCCCGGCCGCCGCGGAGTCCGCCCGGCACGGTGCCCCGCTGCCCCTGGCGGCCGCGGTCGAATTGCTGCCGTCGGCCGTCGAGTCCCGTGAGGGGTACCAGCGCAACTCCTTCAAGCACTGGAACGTGGGCCAGAATCCGTCCGACGGCTGCAATACCCGCGCCGAGGTACTGATCGCCGAATCACGGGTAGAACCGATCGTCGAGGCAGGCTGCAAGATCGTGGCAGGCGAGTGGTACTCGTATTACGACGGGGTCACCCTCACCGCTCCCGGCGGTCTGGACATCGACCATATGGTTCCGCTCGCCGAAGCCTGGGACTCCGGCGCCTCCACCTGGACAGCCCAGCGCCGCGAGGCCTACGCCAACGACCAAGGCGCCGAGCACAGTCTGGAGGCGGTCTCCGCCCGCAGCAACCGCGCCAAGAGCGACAAGGACCCCGCCGACTGGCAACCGCCGCTCGCCGACGCCCGCTGCACCTACACCGCGCACTGGGTCGCCACCAAGCTGCGCTGGCAACTGACCGTCGACGACCGCGAACGCGCTGCCCTGTCCGAGCTCGCGGCAGGCTGCGGGCAGGAGACGGTCGACTACGAGACCGCGCCGTAGCAACTCCCCCAGTCCGCCCCGTGCACGCCTGCTCCCCCGCCGAGGCGGGCGTCCACCGGGCTCGGCCTGCCCACTCGGTCGGGTGAATCCGGCTCAGGCAGAGAATCCCGCCCGGGCCCGCACACGTCGTGGCAGGCGTGGATGCCATCCAGGAAACCCATCTGTCCGAGCCCGGTCTGCTCGTCCTCGACGTGGCCGGCCTCGACGACACCACCGTCTACGCGTTCCAGGACGCGATCGCCCGCAC
Coding sequences:
- a CDS encoding HNH endonuclease family protein, encoding MLTFALRSLTAAAFLALPLTAPAAAESARHGAPLPLAAAVELLPSAVESREGYQRNSFKHWNVGQNPSDGCNTRAEVLIAESRVEPIVEAGCKIVAGEWYSYYDGVTLTAPGGLDIDHMVPLAEAWDSGASTWTAQRREAYANDQGAEHSLEAVSARSNRAKSDKDPADWQPPLADARCTYTAHWVATKLRWQLTVDDRERAALSELAAGCGQETVDYETAP